In Vigna unguiculata cultivar IT97K-499-35 chromosome 3, ASM411807v1, whole genome shotgun sequence, a single genomic region encodes these proteins:
- the LOC114179578 gene encoding formin-like protein 18 isoform X1: MLRKLFFRKPPDGLLEICERVHVFDCCFTTDTWKEGNYNYKDYMDGIVGRLKENLPDASILIFNFREEGTKTQMGSIMSEHDITIMDYPLHYQGVPVLKMELIHHFLRSGESWLSLGQDNMLLMHCEPGGWPVLAFMLAALLIYRKAYTGEQRTLDMVYRQAPHELLHLLSPLNPIPSQLRYLLYISRRNVALDWPPLDRALMLDCIILRLFPNFDSEGGCHPVFRIYGQDPFNADKFPKMLYSTPKRSKNVRAFKQGECELIKIDINCHIQGDVVIETINFNGDMESERMMFRIMFNTAFVRSNILMLNRDEIDILWDAKDHFPNDFRVEILFSEMDAAIVVADRTSCFEEKDGLPMEAFAKVQEIFSHVDWMNPKADVALNALQLISDSTMNDSLDEKGPRTPQGNLNEEVRSSFSTKTSRMSRKEEKTNKFEGIPQQHSIPNNICQDSVRTSKRTSESNKCPTRPTNLDIKLQAPHPAIFSTDTSFSPRTPPLRPQSTSDKEAHDSPCQTKSPPSYYVVPLQSRHQSQDRSHSSISVPTPDTQLSSTFHSKLLADIISCPSAPTLTSTQSSPSLSSKNVDEIPPIKTRIESSPPRPPTPPPPPTPPVNDHRLVRARPPPPPPPPPPLPPKKELHVKAAPHPSPLSHMNVAPQVRDGPSPPLSLKEEQPTRFKPPCLSGEVAGFTIVPPPPPPPLSSEVLYSNHTNSSLQKSLAPPSPPEAPAPPPPPPPPPGAPAPPPPPGAPAPPPPPGAPAPPPPPGAPAPPPPPGAPAAPPPPMPFGKGGLKSGSSFSGSLSVNARSSSATNLKGILSRTITSKNNTKRLKPLHWLKLSRAVQGSLWAESPKSGEASKAPEIDMSELENLFSAAVPTSGIAKKSNVQSSAGPKSEKVQLIEHRRAYNCEIMLSQVKVPLHDLMTSVLALEESALDSDQVENLIKFCPTKEEMELLKGYNGDREKLGRCEQFLMELMKVPRVESKLRVFSFKIQFRSQVSDLRKSLLVVNAASEEIRNSVKLKRIMHTILSLGNALNQGTARGSAIGFRLDSLLKLTETRARDKKMTLMHYLCKVLVDKLPDVLDFSNDLSDLEPAAKIQLKFLAEEMQAINKGLEKVVQELSTAECDGPISETFRKKLKEFLGSAEAEVRSIASLYSTVGRNVDALILYFGEDPSRCPFEQVASTLLNFTRMFNKAHEENCKQLELEMKKTENEKKKCESERILPTPIRTGNVK, encoded by the exons ATGCTCCGCAAATTGTTCTTCCGCAAGCCTCCAGATGGCCTCCTCGAGATCTGCGAGAGAGTTCACG TTTTTGATTGCTGCTTCACCACGGATACATGGAAAGAAGGGAATTACAATTACAAAGATTACATGGACGGGATAGTTGGTCGACTTAAGGAGAACTTGCCTGATGCTTCGattcttattttcaattttcgcGAGGAAGGTACCAAGACTCAGATGGGAAGTATCATGTCTGAGCATGACATTACTATCATGGACTATCCTCTGCACTACCAAGGTGTTCCCGTGCTAAAAATGGAGCTCATCCACCACTTTCTGAGGTCTGGTGAAAGCTGgctctcgcttgggcaagacAATATGTTGCTGATGCATTGTGAACCTGGTGGTTGGCCTGTTTTGGCTTTCATGTTGGCTGCATTGTTGATTTATAGAAAGGCTTATACTGGGGAGCAGAGGACTCTCGATATGGTTTACAGGCAGGCTCCTCACGAGCTTTTGCATTTGTTGTCACCGTTGAATCCTATCCCTTCCCAACTGAGGTATCTGCTGTATATTTCCAGGAGGAATGTGGCCTTAGATTGGCCTCCTCTGGACAGGGCACTTATGTTGGACTGCATCATTCTCAGACTCTTCCCAAACTTTGACAGTGAAGGTGGTTGTCATCCTGTGTTTAGAATTTATGGACAGGATCCCTTTAATGCTGATAAATTTCCCAAAATGTTGTACTCAACGCCCAAGAGAAGCAAAAATGTTCGGGCCTTTAAGCAG GGAGAGTGTGaacttattaaaattgatatcaaCTGCCATATTCAAGGTGACGTTGTCATTGAGACTATTAACTTTAATGGTGACATGGAGAGTGAAAGGATGATGTTTCGAATCATGTTTAACACAGCCTTTGTTAGATCTAATATTTTGATGCTTAACCGGGATGAAATTGACATTTTATGGGATGCTAAAGATCACTTTCCAAACGATTTTAGAGTTGAG ATCCTTTTCTCAGAGATGGATGCTGCAATTGTTGTTGCCGATAGGACCTCATGCTTTGAGGAGAAGGATGGACTGCCAATGGAAGCATTTGCCAAGGTTCAAGAGATCTTTAGCCATGTAGACTGGATGAACCCCAAGGCAGATGTTGCCCTAAATGCTCTCCAACTTATAAGTGATTCGACTATGAATGATAGCTTAGATGAAAAAGGTCCTAGAACGCCTCAAGGGAATTTGAATGAAGAGGTACGGTCTTCATTCTCAACCAAGACATCCCGTATGAGTAGAAAAGAGGAGAAGACCAACAAGTTCGAGGGTATTCCGCAGCAACATAGTATACCTAACAATATTTGTCAAGATTCAGTCAGAACTTCTAAAAGGACCTCGGAATCCAATAAATGTCCAACAAGACCTACAAATCTTGACATAAAACTGCAAGCACCTCATCCTGCCATATTTTCTACCGATACTTCGTTTTCCCCTCGAACACCTCCTTTGAGGCCTCAATCCACTAGTGATAAAGAAGCTCATGATTCTCCTTGCCAAACAAAATCTCCCCCTTCTTATTATGTTGTGCCTTTGCAATCAAGACACCAATCACAAGACAGAAGTCATTCATCTATTTCTGTCCCTACACCTGACACCCAATTGTCATCTACTTTTCATAGCAAGTTACTGGCTGACATCATTTCCTGTCCTTCAGCTCCAACACTTACTTCAACCCAATCATCTCCTTCACTTTCTTCCAAAAATGTGGATGAGATTCCTCCTATTAAAACAAGAATAGAGTCTTCCCCTCCACGACCTCCAACTCCGCCTCCTCCTCCCACTCCTCCAGTAAATGATCATAGACTAGTTCGAGCTAGaccacctccaccacctcctccaccacctcctctTCCTCCAAAGAAAGAACTGCATGTTAAAGCTGCACCCCATCCTTCTCCTTTATCACATATGAATGTGGCGCCACAGGTTAGAGATGGACCCTCTCCTCCCCTTTCTCTAAAAGAGGAGCAACCTACTAGGTTTAAACCTCCTTGTCTCTCTGGGGAAGTTGCAGGTTTTACTATAGTaccacctccacctccacctccacTTTCAAGTGAAGTACTTTACTCAAATCACACTAATTCATCATTGCAAAAATCTCTAGCTCCTCCCTCTCCTCCTGAGGCACCTGCGCCTCCCCCTCCTCCTCCCCCTCCTCCTGGTGCACCTGCTCCTCCCCCTCCTCCTGGTGCGCCTGCTCCTCCCCCTCCTCCTGGTGCGCCTGCTCCTCCCCCTCCTCCTGGTGCACCTGCTCCTCCACCTCCACCTGGAGCACCTGCTGCTCCACCTCCTCCAATGCCCTTTGGTAAAGGAGGTCTAAAATCAGGCAGTTCATTTTCAGGATCTCTTTCTGTGAACGCTCGATCTAGTTCAGCAACTAACTTAAAGGGAATTTTATCGCGAACAATTACCTCAAAGAATAACACTAAAAGGTTGAAGCCTTTGCATTGGTTGAAACTATCTAGAGCAGTGCAAGGAAGTTTGTGGGCAGAGTCACCGAAGTCTGGTGAAGCTTCCAA GGCCCCAGAAATTGATATGTCAGAGCTTGAGAATCTCTTCTCAGCAGCAGTCCCAACTTCAGGTATTGCCAAAAAGTCAAATGTCCAAAGCTCAGCTGGGCCTAAATCTGAAAAAGTGCAACTG ATTGAGCATAGGCGAGCATATAACTGTGAAATCATGCTTTCCCAAGTGAAAGTGCCTTTGCATGATTTAATG ACCTCAGTGCTAGCACTGGAAGAGTCAGCACTGGACTCTGATCAGGTTGAGAACCTCATAAAGTTCTGTCCAACAAAAGAGGAAATGGAATTGCTCAAG GGTTATAACGGGGATAGGGAGAAGTTAGGAAGATGTGAACAG TTCTTAATGGAATTGATGAAAGTACCACGAGTGGAATCCAAGCTCAGAGTTTTTTCATTCAAGATTCAATTTCGCTCTCAG GTTTCTGACCTAAGAAAGAGCCTGCTTGTTGTGAATGCTGCTTCAGAAGAG aTCAGGAATTCGGTCAAACTAAAGAGAATTATGCATACAATACTTTCTTTAGGAAATGCTTTGAACCAAGGAACAGCCAGGG GTTCTGCTATTGGATTCAGATTGGACAGCCTTCTTAAACTAACCGAGACACGGGCACGGGACAAAAAGATGACTCTTATGCATTATCTTTGTAAG GTGCTTGTTGACAAACTACCGGATGTCTTAGACTTCTCCAACGATCTTTCTGACCTAGAGCCAGCAGCAAAG aTCCAATTGAAGTTTTTGGCTGAGGAGATGCAAGCTATAAACAAAGGATTAGAAAAAGTAGTACAGGAACTCTCAACTGCTGAATGTGATGGGCCTATATCAGAAACTTTTCGCAAG AAACTGAAAGAGTTCCTCGGTTCTGCTGAAGCTGAAGTCCGCTCAATTGCTTCACTATATTCTACCGTG GGTAGGAACGTGGATGCATTGATTCTCTATTTTGGTGAAGATCCATCTCGTTGCCCATTTGAGCAAG TCGCGTCAACTTTGCTCAACTTTACCAGGATGTTCAACAAAGCCCATGAAGAAAACTGCAAGCAGCTAGAACTTGAAATGAAGAAAactgaaaatgagaaaaagaaatgtgAATCAGAAAGAATTTTACCTACACCTATCCGGACTGGCAATGTCAAATAG
- the LOC114179578 gene encoding formin-like protein 13 isoform X2 produces MLRKLFFRKPPDGLLEICERVHVFDCCFTTDTWKEGNYNYKDYMDGIVGRLKENLPDASILIFNFREEGTKTQMGSIMSEHDITIMDYPLHYQGVPVLKMELIHHFLRSGESWLSLGQDNMLLMHCEPGGWPVLAFMLAALLIYRKAYTGEQRTLDMVYRQAPHELLHLLSPLNPIPSQLRYLLYISRRNVALDWPPLDRALMLDCIILRLFPNFDSEGGCHPVFRIYGQDPFNADKFPKMLYSTPKRSKNVRAFKQGECELIKIDINCHIQGDVVIETINFNGDMESERMMFRIMFNTAFVRSNILMLNRDEIDILWDAKDHFPNDFRVEILFSEMDAAIVVADRTSCFEEKDGLPMEAFAKVQEIFSHVDWMNPKADVALNALQLISDSTMNDSLDEKGPRTPQGNLNEEVRSSFSTKTSRMSRKEEKTNKFEGIPQQHSIPNNICQDSVRTSKRTSESNKCPTRPTNLDIKLQAPHPAIFSTDTSFSPRTPPLRPQSTSDKEAHDSPCQTKSPPSYYVVPLQSRHQSQDRSHSSISVPTPDTQLSSTFHSKLLADIISCPSAPTLTSTQSSPSLSSKNVDEIPPIKTRIESSPPRPPTPPPPPTPPVNDHRLVRARPPPPPPPPPPLPPKKELHVKAAPHPSPLSHMNVAPQVRDGPSPPLSLKEEQPTRFKPPCLSGEVAGFTIVPPPPPPPLSSEVLYSNHTNSSLQKSLAPPSPPEAPAPPPPPPPPPGAPAPPPPPGAPAPPPPPGAPAPPPPPGAPAPPPPPGAPAAPPPPMPFGKGGLKSGSSFSGSLSVNARSSSATNLKGILSRTITSKNNTKRLKPLHWLKLSRAVQGSLWAESPKSGEASKAPEIDMSELENLFSAAVPTSGIAKKSNVQSSAGPKSEKVQLIEHRRAYNCEIMLSQVKVPLHDLMTSVLALEESALDSDQVENLIKFCPTKEEMELLKGYNGDREKLGRCEQFLMELMKVPRVESKLRVFSFKIQFRSQVSDLRKSLLVVNAASEEIRNSVKLKRIMHTILSLGNALNQGTARGSAIGFRLDSLLKLTETRARDKKMTLMHYLCKVLVDKLPDVLDFSNDLSDLEPAAKIQLKFLAEEMQAINKGLEKVVQELSTAECDGPISETFRKKLKEFLGSAEAEVRSIASLYSTVGRNVDALILYFGEDPSRCPFEQGV; encoded by the exons ATGCTCCGCAAATTGTTCTTCCGCAAGCCTCCAGATGGCCTCCTCGAGATCTGCGAGAGAGTTCACG TTTTTGATTGCTGCTTCACCACGGATACATGGAAAGAAGGGAATTACAATTACAAAGATTACATGGACGGGATAGTTGGTCGACTTAAGGAGAACTTGCCTGATGCTTCGattcttattttcaattttcgcGAGGAAGGTACCAAGACTCAGATGGGAAGTATCATGTCTGAGCATGACATTACTATCATGGACTATCCTCTGCACTACCAAGGTGTTCCCGTGCTAAAAATGGAGCTCATCCACCACTTTCTGAGGTCTGGTGAAAGCTGgctctcgcttgggcaagacAATATGTTGCTGATGCATTGTGAACCTGGTGGTTGGCCTGTTTTGGCTTTCATGTTGGCTGCATTGTTGATTTATAGAAAGGCTTATACTGGGGAGCAGAGGACTCTCGATATGGTTTACAGGCAGGCTCCTCACGAGCTTTTGCATTTGTTGTCACCGTTGAATCCTATCCCTTCCCAACTGAGGTATCTGCTGTATATTTCCAGGAGGAATGTGGCCTTAGATTGGCCTCCTCTGGACAGGGCACTTATGTTGGACTGCATCATTCTCAGACTCTTCCCAAACTTTGACAGTGAAGGTGGTTGTCATCCTGTGTTTAGAATTTATGGACAGGATCCCTTTAATGCTGATAAATTTCCCAAAATGTTGTACTCAACGCCCAAGAGAAGCAAAAATGTTCGGGCCTTTAAGCAG GGAGAGTGTGaacttattaaaattgatatcaaCTGCCATATTCAAGGTGACGTTGTCATTGAGACTATTAACTTTAATGGTGACATGGAGAGTGAAAGGATGATGTTTCGAATCATGTTTAACACAGCCTTTGTTAGATCTAATATTTTGATGCTTAACCGGGATGAAATTGACATTTTATGGGATGCTAAAGATCACTTTCCAAACGATTTTAGAGTTGAG ATCCTTTTCTCAGAGATGGATGCTGCAATTGTTGTTGCCGATAGGACCTCATGCTTTGAGGAGAAGGATGGACTGCCAATGGAAGCATTTGCCAAGGTTCAAGAGATCTTTAGCCATGTAGACTGGATGAACCCCAAGGCAGATGTTGCCCTAAATGCTCTCCAACTTATAAGTGATTCGACTATGAATGATAGCTTAGATGAAAAAGGTCCTAGAACGCCTCAAGGGAATTTGAATGAAGAGGTACGGTCTTCATTCTCAACCAAGACATCCCGTATGAGTAGAAAAGAGGAGAAGACCAACAAGTTCGAGGGTATTCCGCAGCAACATAGTATACCTAACAATATTTGTCAAGATTCAGTCAGAACTTCTAAAAGGACCTCGGAATCCAATAAATGTCCAACAAGACCTACAAATCTTGACATAAAACTGCAAGCACCTCATCCTGCCATATTTTCTACCGATACTTCGTTTTCCCCTCGAACACCTCCTTTGAGGCCTCAATCCACTAGTGATAAAGAAGCTCATGATTCTCCTTGCCAAACAAAATCTCCCCCTTCTTATTATGTTGTGCCTTTGCAATCAAGACACCAATCACAAGACAGAAGTCATTCATCTATTTCTGTCCCTACACCTGACACCCAATTGTCATCTACTTTTCATAGCAAGTTACTGGCTGACATCATTTCCTGTCCTTCAGCTCCAACACTTACTTCAACCCAATCATCTCCTTCACTTTCTTCCAAAAATGTGGATGAGATTCCTCCTATTAAAACAAGAATAGAGTCTTCCCCTCCACGACCTCCAACTCCGCCTCCTCCTCCCACTCCTCCAGTAAATGATCATAGACTAGTTCGAGCTAGaccacctccaccacctcctccaccacctcctctTCCTCCAAAGAAAGAACTGCATGTTAAAGCTGCACCCCATCCTTCTCCTTTATCACATATGAATGTGGCGCCACAGGTTAGAGATGGACCCTCTCCTCCCCTTTCTCTAAAAGAGGAGCAACCTACTAGGTTTAAACCTCCTTGTCTCTCTGGGGAAGTTGCAGGTTTTACTATAGTaccacctccacctccacctccacTTTCAAGTGAAGTACTTTACTCAAATCACACTAATTCATCATTGCAAAAATCTCTAGCTCCTCCCTCTCCTCCTGAGGCACCTGCGCCTCCCCCTCCTCCTCCCCCTCCTCCTGGTGCACCTGCTCCTCCCCCTCCTCCTGGTGCGCCTGCTCCTCCCCCTCCTCCTGGTGCGCCTGCTCCTCCCCCTCCTCCTGGTGCACCTGCTCCTCCACCTCCACCTGGAGCACCTGCTGCTCCACCTCCTCCAATGCCCTTTGGTAAAGGAGGTCTAAAATCAGGCAGTTCATTTTCAGGATCTCTTTCTGTGAACGCTCGATCTAGTTCAGCAACTAACTTAAAGGGAATTTTATCGCGAACAATTACCTCAAAGAATAACACTAAAAGGTTGAAGCCTTTGCATTGGTTGAAACTATCTAGAGCAGTGCAAGGAAGTTTGTGGGCAGAGTCACCGAAGTCTGGTGAAGCTTCCAA GGCCCCAGAAATTGATATGTCAGAGCTTGAGAATCTCTTCTCAGCAGCAGTCCCAACTTCAGGTATTGCCAAAAAGTCAAATGTCCAAAGCTCAGCTGGGCCTAAATCTGAAAAAGTGCAACTG ATTGAGCATAGGCGAGCATATAACTGTGAAATCATGCTTTCCCAAGTGAAAGTGCCTTTGCATGATTTAATG ACCTCAGTGCTAGCACTGGAAGAGTCAGCACTGGACTCTGATCAGGTTGAGAACCTCATAAAGTTCTGTCCAACAAAAGAGGAAATGGAATTGCTCAAG GGTTATAACGGGGATAGGGAGAAGTTAGGAAGATGTGAACAG TTCTTAATGGAATTGATGAAAGTACCACGAGTGGAATCCAAGCTCAGAGTTTTTTCATTCAAGATTCAATTTCGCTCTCAG GTTTCTGACCTAAGAAAGAGCCTGCTTGTTGTGAATGCTGCTTCAGAAGAG aTCAGGAATTCGGTCAAACTAAAGAGAATTATGCATACAATACTTTCTTTAGGAAATGCTTTGAACCAAGGAACAGCCAGGG GTTCTGCTATTGGATTCAGATTGGACAGCCTTCTTAAACTAACCGAGACACGGGCACGGGACAAAAAGATGACTCTTATGCATTATCTTTGTAAG GTGCTTGTTGACAAACTACCGGATGTCTTAGACTTCTCCAACGATCTTTCTGACCTAGAGCCAGCAGCAAAG aTCCAATTGAAGTTTTTGGCTGAGGAGATGCAAGCTATAAACAAAGGATTAGAAAAAGTAGTACAGGAACTCTCAACTGCTGAATGTGATGGGCCTATATCAGAAACTTTTCGCAAG AAACTGAAAGAGTTCCTCGGTTCTGCTGAAGCTGAAGTCCGCTCAATTGCTTCACTATATTCTACCGTG GGTAGGAACGTGGATGCATTGATTCTCTATTTTGGTGAAGATCCATCTCGTTGCCCATTTGAGCAAGGTGTGTGA